Part of the Sporolituus thermophilus DSM 23256 genome, CCGGCAACCGGCTGGCCGGCCGCCAATTTGGTTTTCAATCTGTTGACAGGAAAACTCGGTCGGCTCATTTCTACCACCCTTTACTGGTTTTTTCCCTAGTATTGGCGGCCCAGGCTGTAAAATCCTGCCACAGGACATAACTAATCCATCTTTACTTTGACGCCTTTATACAACATCGCCACCCCGGCGGCAGCCAACAGCTCTACCGCCGCCGTCGCCTGTTCGTCGGCTACGACGGCAGCCAGCCCCTCGCAGCAGCCG contains:
- a CDS encoding DUF3343 domain-containing protein gives rise to the protein MEQTVITFPSVAHAFRAEKLLGQRGISVRLIPVPRALSGCCEGLAAVVADEQATAAVELLAAAGVAMLYKGVKVKMD